One Tolypothrix bouteillei VB521301 DNA window includes the following coding sequences:
- a CDS encoding PAS domain S-box protein, whose translation MSITLPLGQSTPDCPLGCVPNFYQVLAELAPIGIFYTDAHGKCLYVNPWWCTVAGITIAEARGDGWIDALHPEDRQQVFAEWQQAAQSNLPFQSEYRFLHRNGKETWVLGQGVAELDATGTVKGYVGTVTDITERKQIENTCRESEERWHLALRGNNDGIWDWNVQTNEVFFSSRWKEMLGFKDEEIDNHLDEWAKRVHPDDLGWVTQVIQNHFAKKTPFYTSEHRVLCKDGSYKWILDRGQALWDEAGNVVRMTGSHTDITERKRKEVELREMSVALEYAVSGIAKLDVEGRYVFVNQSYASVVGYAPEEMIGMSWQQTVYPDDLETTIAVYNVMLQEGKVETEARGIRRDGSIFYKQLVMISIYDEQHQFIGHHCFMKDITDRKQVEEALQKAQSRFAGILEIAQDAIISIDSNQRITLFNQGAEKVFGYTVEEILGQPLDRLLPLRFADIHHQYVHDFGQSLGKARRMGSKKLRQIGEWGEIFGRRKDGTEFPAEASISKLELGDEIIFTAFLRDISDRKRAEMELKHQKEILQTMFDHIPLMVTLFDRNMDIEFLNPQLQQVLGWSLQDWQQSDVLAKCYPDRVEHETAKEHILAANGKWKDFRTHTASGKTLYTSWANVRLSNGYLIGIGQDITERKQTELALQQAKETAEVANQAKSLFLANMSHELRTPLNVILGFTQVMSRDRSLNAEQQENLKIIRRSGDHLLNLINDILDLSKIEAGHTSLDKSNIDLVAFLHSLRNMFRQKAVAKGIQFNIDLDPILPQYITTDPSKLRQVLINLLGNAIKFTKQGSITLHVKVNEEGETFNFQQLKNRASPVSLLFEVEDTGIGIPAKDLDLIFNAFVQAEAGKGATEGTGLGLTISRNLARLMGGNITVNSTVGQGTTFLVTLPVWLATSTDTQPEQINHQEAIGLVPGQPQYRILVVDDQPENRLLLVKLLSNLGLDVQEATNGQEAIALWEVWHPHLIWMDIRMPVLSGYKATKWIREQENAAQNQHQPSKIIALTAHASESDRDLALAAGCDDYISKPFQEETLLNMMAKYLGISYIYADSEPPSTSSDLPVSIVLTSEKLAVMPATWIAQLQQTALLCNEEEVLLVIEQIPPEHEFLATQLRELSQNFEFHQIAQLAQTALNV comes from the coding sequence ATGAGCATAACTCTACCCTTAGGGCAAAGCACTCCTGATTGTCCGCTGGGTTGTGTACCCAACTTTTATCAAGTTTTGGCAGAACTTGCACCCATTGGTATCTTTTACACAGATGCTCATGGGAAATGCTTGTACGTTAATCCCTGGTGGTGTACTGTTGCTGGAATCACAATTGCAGAAGCACGGGGAGACGGTTGGATCGATGCTTTACATCCGGAAGATCGCCAGCAAGTTTTTGCCGAGTGGCAGCAAGCCGCACAATCCAATTTGCCATTTCAATCTGAGTACAGGTTTCTCCATCGCAATGGCAAAGAAACTTGGGTGTTGGGGCAAGGAGTTGCCGAACTAGATGCAACTGGGACCGTGAAGGGATACGTAGGGACTGTAACCGATATCACAGAGCGCAAGCAGATAGAAAACACTTGTAGGGAGAGCGAGGAACGCTGGCATCTGGCACTGCGCGGGAATAACGACGGTATCTGGGACTGGAACGTGCAAACCAATGAAGTTTTCTTTTCGAGCCGTTGGAAAGAAATGTTGGGCTTTAAAGATGAAGAAATTGACAATCACCTGGATGAATGGGCAAAACGAGTACATCCCGATGACCTGGGCTGGGTAACTCAGGTGATTCAAAACCACTTCGCCAAGAAAACACCGTTTTATACTTCCGAACATCGGGTTTTGTGCAAAGATGGCTCCTACAAATGGATTCTCGATCGCGGTCAAGCACTTTGGGACGAAGCAGGTAATGTTGTTCGGATGACAGGTTCCCATACCGATATTACCGAACGCAAGCGGAAGGAAGTCGAACTGCGAGAAATGAGCGTAGCTCTAGAATATGCGGTATCGGGTATTGCCAAGTTAGATGTTGAGGGGCGGTATGTGTTTGTCAACCAGTCTTATGCTAGTGTAGTAGGCTACGCACCCGAAGAGATGATTGGGATGTCGTGGCAACAGACCGTCTATCCTGACGATCTTGAGACAACGATCGCTGTCTACAATGTGATGTTGCAAGAAGGTAAGGTTGAAACCGAAGCGAGAGGAATTCGCCGGGATGGCTCGATTTTCTACAAACAGCTAGTGATGATTTCAATCTACGACGAGCAGCATCAGTTTATCGGGCATCACTGTTTCATGAAAGATATTACCGATCGCAAACAAGTTGAAGAAGCTCTACAAAAAGCTCAATCGCGCTTTGCCGGAATCTTAGAAATTGCCCAAGATGCCATTATTTCTATAGACAGCAACCAGCGCATTACCCTCTTTAACCAAGGTGCAGAAAAAGTTTTTGGTTACACCGTAGAGGAGATATTGGGACAGCCTTTGGATCGGTTATTGCCTCTCCGGTTTGCCGACATTCACCATCAGTACGTGCATGACTTTGGTCAATCGCTCGGTAAGGCACGGCGCATGGGTAGCAAAAAATTGCGTCAAATAGGAGAATGGGGCGAGATATTTGGTCGCCGCAAAGATGGCACTGAATTTCCGGCGGAAGCGTCTATCTCAAAGCTAGAACTTGGAGATGAAATCATCTTCACAGCTTTCTTGCGAGATATCAGCGATCGCAAACGTGCGGAAATGGAACTGAAACACCAAAAAGAAATTCTCCAGACAATGTTTGACCACATCCCCCTCATGGTCACGTTATTCGATCGAAACATGGATATCGAGTTTCTCAATCCCCAATTACAGCAAGTGTTGGGGTGGTCGCTACAAGACTGGCAGCAATCCGACGTGTTAGCAAAATGTTATCCCGATCGCGTAGAACACGAAACCGCAAAGGAACACATACTAGCAGCGAATGGGAAGTGGAAAGACTTTAGGACTCACACAGCCTCTGGCAAAACTTTGTACACGTCCTGGGCAAATGTACGCCTCTCCAACGGTTATCTAATTGGCATCGGACAGGATATTACAGAGCGCAAACAAACTGAATTAGCACTGCAACAGGCAAAAGAAACCGCAGAAGTGGCAAATCAGGCAAAAAGCCTTTTTCTCGCAAACATGAGCCATGAATTACGAACTCCTCTAAACGTGATTCTGGGATTTACTCAAGTGATGAGCCGCGATCGTTCTCTCAACGCCGAACAGCAAGAAAACCTCAAAATCATTCGTCGCAGTGGAGATCATCTACTCAATCTTATTAACGATATACTGGATTTGTCCAAGATAGAAGCAGGGCATACTTCCCTTGACAAAAGCAATATCGATCTTGTTGCTTTTTTACATTCCCTTCGCAATATGTTCCGGCAAAAAGCAGTCGCTAAGGGCATACAGTTTAATATCGATCTTGACCCAATTCTGCCGCAATACATCACCACTGACCCCAGCAAACTCCGTCAAGTCCTCATCAACCTGCTCGGTAATGCGATTAAGTTTACCAAGCAAGGAAGTATTACGCTCCATGTGAAAGTGAATGAAGAAGGTGAAACTTTCAACTTTCAACAACTGAAGAATCGGGCTTCTCCTGTCTCCCTGCTCTTTGAAGTAGAAGACACGGGGATCGGCATTCCAGCAAAGGATTTGGATCTCATCTTCAATGCCTTTGTCCAAGCAGAAGCTGGAAAAGGAGCAACAGAAGGAACTGGGTTGGGATTAACCATTAGCCGCAACCTTGCCCGTTTGATGGGAGGTAACATTACAGTCAATAGCACAGTCGGGCAAGGCACTACTTTCCTAGTGACCCTTCCCGTTTGGCTGGCTACGAGCACTGATACACAACCGGAACAAATTAACCATCAGGAGGCGATCGGGCTGGTTCCCGGTCAACCTCAATACCGCATTCTTGTAGTTGATGACCAGCCAGAAAATCGTTTGCTCTTGGTCAAACTGTTGAGTAACTTGGGATTAGATGTGCAAGAAGCAACGAACGGTCAAGAAGCGATCGCACTTTGGGAAGTATGGCATCCCCATCTCATTTGGATGGACATCCGAATGCCCGTTCTCAGTGGTTACAAAGCAACAAAATGGATTCGAGAACAAGAAAATGCGGCTCAAAATCAACACCAACCCTCGAAGATTATTGCTCTGACCGCTCATGCGTCTGAAAGCGATCGCGACCTTGCCCTTGCTGCAGGCTGTGATGACTATATCAGCAAACCCTTTCAGGAAGAAACCTTGTTGAACATGATGGCAAAATATTTGGGGATTTCTTATATTTATGCTGACAGCGAACCGCCATCAACAAGCAGCGACCTACCTGTCAGCATTGTACTAACTTCTGAAAAGTTAGCTGTCATGCCAGCAACTTGGATTGCTCAATTACAGCAGACAGCATTATTGTGTAATGAGGAAGAAGTTTTGCTTGTTATCGAGCAAATTCCACCCGAACACGAGTTTTTGGCAACACAACTGCGAGAACTATCACAAAACTTTGAGTTCCATCAGATTGCGCAGTTAGCACAAACAGCCCTCAACGTATAA
- the ligA gene encoding NAD-dependent DNA ligase LigA, which produces MEAIETEAKQRIQELRQLLQKASYAYYVLDSPFMEDAVYDRLYRELQQLENQHPELVSPDSPTQRVGEKPATQFTSVRHNIPLYSLENAFNTDELNTWEQRWRRQLPNTGAVDYVCELKIDGSAIALTYENGILVRGATRGDGVTGEDITQNVRTIRSIPLRLNRETYQDASETSEISGMSLPERIEVRGEAFLPLEVFQKINQERQKIGEAVFANPRNAAAGTLRQLDSRIVAQRRLDFFAYTLHIPGRDDASIASTQWEALELLQKLGFRVNPNKRLCSSLKEVAEYYGHWDTERLNLPYMTDGVVVKLNSFKLQEQLGFTQKFPRWAVALKYAAEEAPTRVENIAVNVGRTGALTPLAEMRPVQLAGTTVSRATLHNADRIAQLDIRIGDTAIVRKAGEIIPEVVRILPELRPEGTKPFIMPTHCPVCGQPVVREMDEAVTRCVNASCPAILKGAIEHWVSRDALDIKGMGEKLVYQLVDKEVVHSVADLYDLTEGNLYELERMGKKSAQKLVEAIAQSKNQSWSRVLYGLGIRHVGSVTAQVLTEKFLSVEQLANATQADVEKIHGIGSEIAQSVYQWFRIEANQTLISRLKDAGLQLEILTDAIAQNDRNQKLAGKTFVITGTLPTLKRDEVKALIQKAGGKVTDSVSKKTDYLVVGEDAGSKLTKAQELGVARLSEEQFLELLES; this is translated from the coding sequence ATGGAAGCGATAGAGACGGAAGCCAAGCAGCGTATTCAAGAACTGCGACAACTCTTACAAAAAGCTAGTTATGCTTATTATGTCCTCGATTCTCCTTTCATGGAGGATGCAGTTTATGACCGGTTGTATCGAGAGTTACAACAACTGGAAAATCAACACCCAGAATTGGTGTCACCGGACAGTCCCACGCAACGGGTTGGAGAAAAACCAGCGACTCAGTTTACCTCAGTGCGTCACAATATTCCCCTCTATAGTTTAGAGAACGCATTTAACACAGACGAGTTAAATACTTGGGAGCAGCGCTGGCGGAGACAATTACCCAATACAGGCGCAGTGGACTATGTCTGCGAGCTCAAAATAGATGGTTCTGCTATAGCGTTGACTTATGAAAATGGCATTCTTGTGAGGGGTGCAACTCGAGGAGATGGCGTAACGGGGGAAGATATTACCCAAAACGTGCGGACTATTCGCTCGATTCCCTTGCGCCTAAATCGAGAGACGTACCAAGACGCGTCTGAAACATCTGAGATATCGGGTATGTCTCTACCGGAAAGAATAGAAGTGCGGGGTGAAGCGTTTTTACCCCTAGAAGTCTTTCAAAAAATTAACCAAGAAAGGCAAAAAATAGGTGAAGCCGTGTTTGCCAATCCTCGGAATGCAGCAGCGGGAACACTCAGGCAATTGGATTCCAGGATTGTGGCACAACGACGTTTAGATTTCTTTGCTTACACCTTGCATATTCCCGGTAGAGATGATGCTAGTATTGCGAGTACTCAGTGGGAAGCATTGGAATTGTTGCAGAAATTGGGATTTCGGGTAAATCCTAACAAGCGCTTGTGTTCTTCTTTAAAAGAAGTTGCTGAGTATTACGGTCATTGGGATACCGAACGACTGAATTTACCCTACATGACTGATGGGGTCGTTGTAAAGCTAAATTCCTTCAAGCTTCAAGAACAGCTTGGGTTTACACAGAAGTTTCCCCGATGGGCTGTGGCGTTGAAGTACGCTGCAGAAGAAGCTCCAACTCGTGTGGAAAATATTGCTGTCAATGTGGGTAGAACGGGGGCGTTAACTCCGCTTGCAGAAATGCGTCCCGTACAATTGGCGGGAACTACTGTTTCTCGCGCTACCCTACATAATGCCGATCGCATAGCTCAATTAGATATCCGCATTGGCGATACTGCGATCGTGCGTAAAGCAGGAGAAATTATCCCGGAAGTTGTGCGAATTCTTCCAGAACTGCGTCCTGAAGGTACAAAACCCTTTATCATGCCTACTCATTGTCCTGTTTGCGGTCAACCCGTGGTGCGGGAAATGGATGAAGCGGTGACTCGCTGTGTCAATGCTTCGTGTCCGGCTATCTTAAAAGGAGCAATTGAGCATTGGGTCAGTCGGGATGCTTTGGATATTAAGGGTATGGGTGAAAAGCTGGTGTATCAACTTGTGGATAAGGAGGTTGTGCATTCTGTTGCCGATCTGTATGACTTGACAGAAGGTAATTTATATGAATTAGAGCGGATGGGTAAGAAGTCCGCACAGAAATTGGTGGAAGCTATAGCCCAATCAAAAAACCAATCTTGGTCTCGCGTGCTGTACGGTTTGGGTATTCGTCATGTTGGAAGTGTGACAGCACAGGTTTTGACGGAAAAGTTTCTCAGTGTAGAACAATTGGCTAACGCAACACAAGCGGATGTTGAAAAGATTCACGGTATTGGATCGGAAATTGCTCAGTCTGTTTATCAGTGGTTCCGTATTGAGGCAAATCAAACTTTGATTTCTCGGCTCAAAGATGCTGGGTTGCAATTAGAAATTTTAACGGATGCTATCGCACAAAACGATCGCAATCAAAAGTTGGCTGGGAAAACTTTTGTCATTACCGGGACTCTACCAACTTTAAAACGGGATGAGGTGAAGGCGTTAATCCAAAAAGCTGGTGGAAAAGTTACGGATTCTGTGAGTAAGAAAACTGATTATCTGGTTGTGGGGGAAGATGCGGGTTCTAAGTTGACCAAGGCGCAGGAGTTGGGTGTTGCTCGGTTAAGTGAGGAGCAGTTCTTGGAATTGTTGGAGAGTTAA
- a CDS encoding diacylglycerol kinase family protein gives MSQQVSSPPQVSAPPTPSCLEPVAPKQREFSWKVASNLFVSFKYAWCGITYAFQSQRNFRIHVGVCAIAIALSLFLQLKPVEIAVIAVTSGLVLALELLNTAIESIVDLTVKQTYHELAKIAKDCAAGAVLVSALVALLVAAMLLLPPLYVLIISVI, from the coding sequence ATGTCCCAACAAGTTTCATCGCCCCCGCAAGTCTCAGCACCACCAACTCCAAGTTGCCTGGAGCCAGTTGCTCCCAAACAACGGGAATTTTCCTGGAAAGTTGCTTCTAATTTATTTGTTAGTTTTAAATATGCTTGGTGCGGAATTACCTACGCTTTTCAAAGCCAGCGAAATTTTCGCATTCATGTTGGTGTATGCGCTATAGCGATCGCTCTGAGCCTTTTTTTACAACTGAAACCCGTGGAAATAGCAGTGATTGCAGTTACCAGTGGTTTAGTTTTAGCATTAGAGTTACTGAACACAGCTATAGAATCTATAGTAGACCTGACAGTTAAGCAAACATATCACGAGTTAGCAAAAATAGCTAAAGATTGTGCTGCAGGAGCCGTACTTGTATCCGCTCTGGTAGCGCTGCTTGTAGCGGCAATGCTGTTATTACCTCCGCTATACGTCTTAATTATCTCAGTTATTTAG
- a CDS encoding anthranilate synthase component II — protein MIIVIDNYDSFTYNLVQYLGELAAEFPVASDIKVFRNDKITVDEIIALQADGIVISPGPGRPEDAGISLNVIEQLGPSLPILGVCLGHQSIGQVFGGKIISAPELMHGKTSPVHHTGVGVFRELENPMTATRYHSLVIERDTCPEVLEITAWVEDGTIMGVRHRNYPHIEGVQFHPESVLTNSGKQLLRNFLEQLQSRERNSS, from the coding sequence GTGATTATAGTTATTGATAATTACGATAGTTTTACCTATAACTTAGTACAGTACCTGGGAGAATTGGCAGCAGAATTCCCAGTTGCCTCCGATATCAAAGTTTTTCGGAACGATAAAATAACCGTAGATGAAATTATTGCTTTACAAGCAGATGGAATCGTGATTTCACCAGGACCGGGTCGTCCTGAAGATGCAGGGATTTCCCTAAATGTTATCGAACAACTTGGACCGAGCTTGCCAATTCTAGGAGTATGCTTGGGACATCAAAGCATCGGTCAGGTTTTTGGCGGTAAGATTATTTCCGCACCTGAATTAATGCACGGCAAAACTTCTCCGGTTCATCATACAGGAGTCGGTGTTTTTCGAGAATTAGAAAATCCAATGACCGCAACCCGGTATCATAGTCTAGTGATTGAGCGCGACACTTGCCCAGAAGTGCTGGAAATCACTGCTTGGGTTGAGGATGGAACAATTATGGGAGTACGACACCGGAACTATCCTCATATTGAAGGCGTCCAATTTCACCCAGAGAGTGTCCTGACAAATTCAGGAAAGCAATTATTGCGAAACTTTCTGGAACAATTGCAGTCTAGAGAGCGGAATTCTTCATGA
- a CDS encoding DUF3285 domain-containing protein, with translation MSDSSSTEPQPSYVKLAMRNMVQKRLTSLKHFLLTAVGLLAVLVGLAYLTR, from the coding sequence ATGAGTGACTCTTCTTCGACGGAACCTCAACCTAGCTACGTAAAACTTGCCATGAGAAACATGGTGCAGAAGCGACTCACCTCCCTCAAACATTTTTTACTGACCGCTGTAGGTCTTTTAGCAGTTTTGGTAGGTCTTGCTTACTTAACTCGCTAG
- a CDS encoding MBL fold metallo-hydrolase, which translates to MKRRQFVGYAGAGVGTALLSGFSSEFQANAQSKPRSNAQSKPRSSGSLSIQWLGHTSFLFTGGGVRILANPFRTVGCTAGYRSPKVQADLVLISSQLLDEGAVEDIPGNPKLIYEPGVYEFNDIKFQGIAINHDRKGGKQFGINTAWLWKQGGISILHLGGAAAPISIEQKILIGRPDVALVPVGGGAKAYNAEEAKQAIQVINPKLVIPTHYRTQAADASTCDISPLDTFLTSMDGVAVRRSQSDTISISPSNLPENSAIQVLSYKF; encoded by the coding sequence ATGAAACGACGACAGTTCGTGGGCTATGCAGGGGCGGGAGTAGGGACAGCATTACTGAGTGGTTTTAGTTCTGAATTTCAAGCAAATGCTCAGTCTAAGCCTCGCTCAAATGCTCAGTCTAAGCCTCGCTCTAGTGGTTCATTATCAATTCAGTGGTTGGGTCATACCTCCTTTCTGTTTACTGGTGGTGGCGTAAGAATTCTGGCAAATCCCTTTCGGACAGTAGGTTGTACCGCAGGGTATCGTTCGCCCAAAGTTCAAGCAGATTTGGTATTGATTAGCAGTCAACTGTTAGATGAGGGTGCTGTAGAAGATATACCTGGAAACCCCAAACTCATTTACGAGCCAGGAGTGTACGAGTTTAACGACATTAAATTTCAAGGAATTGCTATAAATCACGATCGCAAAGGCGGCAAACAATTCGGGATCAATACCGCTTGGTTGTGGAAGCAAGGAGGTATTAGCATCCTTCATTTAGGAGGAGCGGCTGCACCTATTTCCATAGAGCAAAAGATTTTGATAGGGCGTCCCGATGTGGCGTTAGTTCCTGTGGGCGGAGGAGCAAAAGCTTATAATGCGGAGGAAGCCAAGCAAGCCATTCAAGTCATTAATCCCAAACTAGTGATTCCTACCCATTACCGTACACAAGCAGCTGATGCTTCTACGTGTGATATTTCCCCATTAGATACATTTTTGACATCAATGGATGGAGTAGCAGTGCGCCGCAGCCAGAGTGACACGATCTCTATTAGCCCTAGCAATCTCCCGGAAAATAGCGCCATACAAGTGTTAAGTTACAAATTTTAG
- a CDS encoding sensor histidine kinase encodes MKLYQQQFPNPGSEIEEEIEAIDLNHILEDLPKVISSMKLGTDRIQGIMQSLRNFSRADGDQKIAVDIHDGLETTLMILQHRLKARPKRPMIEVIKEYENLPHVKCYPGQLNQVFMNLLTNAIDALEEGMTNGAWGTESIPNSHCPKIRITTELIDDTKVFIRIADNGPGMAEPVQNQIFNPFFTTKAEGKGTGLGLSISHQIITQKHNGMLQCISSCGQGTEFIIEIPLDADNS; translated from the coding sequence ATGAAACTTTACCAACAACAGTTTCCCAATCCTGGAAGTGAGATAGAAGAAGAAATTGAAGCAATTGACCTAAATCACATATTAGAAGATTTGCCCAAAGTAATTTCCTCAATGAAACTAGGTACAGATCGGATTCAAGGGATTATGCAGTCCTTAAGAAACTTCTCACGTGCAGATGGAGATCAAAAGATAGCCGTCGATATCCACGATGGATTAGAAACAACTCTCATGATTTTGCAACACCGTCTCAAAGCTCGACCAAAGCGACCCATGATAGAAGTAATTAAAGAGTATGAAAACTTACCGCATGTGAAATGCTATCCCGGACAACTCAATCAAGTTTTTATGAATTTATTAACAAATGCCATAGACGCTTTAGAAGAAGGAATGACAAATGGAGCATGGGGTACAGAATCTATTCCTAACTCTCATTGTCCGAAAATTCGCATTACAACCGAACTTATTGACGACACAAAAGTTTTTATTCGGATTGCAGACAATGGACCGGGAATGGCTGAGCCAGTACAAAATCAGATATTTAATCCTTTTTTTACAACAAAAGCAGAAGGTAAAGGAACTGGATTAGGTCTTTCTATTAGTCACCAGATTATCACTCAAAAACACAATGGAATGTTGCAATGTATTTCATCCTGCGGTCAAGGAACAGAATTTATTATTGAAATTCCATTGGATGCAGATAATAGCTAA
- a CDS encoding SIMPL domain-containing protein: MAPMTFSSRLQFKYRKSFFILFLTFGLSGLVACGTTSYETRNLASLPRTLVVSGRGMVSTPKTTSRVRLGVEVQDITSTKVQQTTAQRSSTVVAFLKVNQDVKKLATTGISLNPTYSYKDNQQRIVGYKGSNIVSFEIAPEKLGTLLDEAIKAGATRIDGVTLVATDEAIASAQKKAISLASEDARSQAEAALGALSLKQQEIVSVQINGSRPSPMYQTANFSSMDTVAIAKTPDTPVVAGEQSVEASVTLQIRY; the protein is encoded by the coding sequence ATGGCTCCTATGACTTTCTCATCACGATTGCAATTCAAGTACCGGAAATCTTTTTTCATTTTGTTTTTAACTTTCGGCTTATCGGGTCTTGTTGCTTGTGGAACGACATCTTATGAAACCCGTAATTTGGCTTCTTTGCCCAGAACTTTAGTTGTTTCAGGTCGTGGAATGGTTAGTACTCCCAAAACAACCTCTCGCGTTCGTTTGGGGGTTGAGGTTCAAGATATAACTTCAACAAAGGTACAGCAAACAACCGCACAACGTTCATCAACAGTTGTGGCATTTTTAAAAGTAAATCAAGATGTTAAAAAACTAGCAACAACAGGTATTAGCCTAAATCCAACTTATAGTTACAAAGACAATCAGCAAAGAATTGTAGGCTACAAGGGTAGTAATATAGTGAGCTTTGAAATAGCACCAGAAAAACTTGGTACACTTTTAGATGAAGCAATTAAAGCTGGTGCAACACGTATTGATGGTGTGACTTTAGTAGCAACGGATGAAGCGATCGCATCAGCACAAAAAAAAGCCATTAGTCTAGCGTCCGAAGACGCCAGAAGTCAAGCCGAAGCAGCTTTGGGAGCTTTATCTCTCAAGCAACAGGAAATTGTGAGCGTGCAAATTAATGGAAGTCGGCCATCTCCAATGTATCAAACAGCGAATTTTTCTAGTATGGATACGGTAGCGATCGCGAAAACACCAGATACTCCAGTCGTTGCAGGTGAGCAAAGCGTGGAAGCTTCTGTGACTTTACAAATTAGATATTAA
- a CDS encoding trypsin-like serine protease: protein MKISHKALVSLVITLTTAIGGCLLNAEAATFRNVRSINENRQRYITAGDPAHSVVNVGTGFDGVVDLVIKTDSETFGCSGSLLTSGRHILTAAHCFTDGYQNVIANSIQAFFDLPTGSTSIKSANLFIHSDWTDNFSRIEGDIAIIELVSEAPIAAERYDIYRGTDEVGKIGVKVGYGYSGNGNEGNVSWDGLKRVGKNIYDAPGEILSTLPQLDTFAFPGAVLAYDFDNGLAANDAFGFHFGISDTGLGLDEINSAPGDSGGPTFINGLIAGVTSFGTCYGYPNCSGSDIDSTLNSSFGEISGDTRVSTYANWIDSILSRPATVPEPSAIGAILLAGFAALRYRKRF from the coding sequence ATGAAAATTTCTCACAAAGCTCTTGTGTCGTTAGTTATCACTTTAACAACTGCCATTGGGGGCTGTTTATTAAATGCGGAAGCAGCTACTTTTCGCAATGTTAGAAGTATAAATGAAAATCGCCAGCGTTATATTACAGCAGGCGATCCAGCACATTCTGTTGTCAATGTAGGAACGGGCTTTGATGGTGTAGTAGATTTAGTCATCAAAACTGATTCAGAGACCTTCGGTTGTTCGGGTTCTTTATTAACCTCAGGGAGACATATTCTTACAGCCGCCCATTGTTTTACTGACGGCTATCAAAATGTTATTGCTAATAGTATTCAAGCTTTTTTCGATTTACCTACAGGTTCTACATCCATAAAAAGCGCAAATCTCTTTATTCACTCAGACTGGACTGATAACTTTAGCAGGATCGAGGGCGATATCGCTATTATAGAACTTGTGTCAGAAGCACCTATAGCAGCCGAACGTTACGATATTTATCGCGGTACAGATGAAGTTGGAAAAATAGGCGTTAAAGTAGGCTATGGTTATTCTGGTAATGGTAATGAAGGAAATGTTTCATGGGATGGATTAAAACGTGTGGGGAAAAACATTTACGATGCTCCAGGCGAAATTTTATCCACGTTACCCCAACTTGACACTTTCGCATTTCCCGGTGCAGTTTTAGCATATGATTTTGATAATGGGTTAGCAGCCAATGACGCTTTTGGTTTTCACTTCGGTATTTCAGACACAGGGTTAGGATTGGATGAAATTAATTCAGCACCAGGTGATTCTGGAGGACCAACATTTATCAACGGACTCATTGCTGGAGTTACATCATTTGGCACTTGTTATGGTTATCCAAACTGTTCCGGTTCTGATATTGACAGCACTTTAAATTCCAGCTTTGGAGAAATCAGTGGTGATACTCGAGTTTCAACATACGCAAACTGGATTGACAGTATTCTGAGCCGTCCTGCGACAGTCCCCGAACCCAGTGCGATCGGTGCAATCTTACTAGCAGGATTCGCAGCCCTTCGTTACCGGAAAAGATTTTAA
- the ybeY gene encoding rRNA maturation RNase YbeY has product MKVDLYVQDCFAESSQAANLDFWDTGTRMTAETWQNWFEQWMERLDNESPLAPTYEIGLRLTDNSEMYQLNSQYRHQNKPTDVLSFAALEVDFPQGEEIDTEVPLYLGDIVISIETAQQQAQQQGHSLQTELAWLAAHGLLHLLGWDHPDEESLNQMLSQQVILLKDIGIDINVE; this is encoded by the coding sequence GTGAAAGTCGATCTGTACGTGCAGGACTGTTTTGCTGAATCGTCCCAAGCAGCAAATCTCGATTTTTGGGATACCGGGACTCGAATGACTGCTGAAACTTGGCAAAATTGGTTTGAGCAGTGGATGGAAAGACTTGATAATGAGTCTCCGCTAGCACCAACATATGAAATTGGGTTGCGCTTAACGGATAACAGCGAAATGTACCAGCTAAACTCTCAATACCGCCATCAGAATAAACCTACAGATGTTTTATCATTTGCTGCTCTTGAGGTAGATTTCCCTCAAGGGGAAGAAATAGACACCGAAGTCCCTTTGTATCTCGGTGATATTGTTATTTCTATTGAGACAGCGCAACAACAAGCCCAACAGCAAGGGCATTCTCTACAGACAGAGTTAGCCTGGTTGGCTGCTCATGGTTTGCTCCATCTTCTGGGTTGGGACCATCCAGATGAAGAGAGTTTGAACCAAATGCTGAGCCAGCAAGTAATATTACTGAAAGATATAGGTATTGATATTAACGTAGAATAG